The proteins below come from a single Streptococcus porcinus genomic window:
- a CDS encoding sensor histidine kinase, with product MKQKSLINHMFIINSVMLFLGFCMIYMSLNYVAKDYVHSMTRNTMKSNFTILDSINAHKPIPDNLSKDQDSVFIWAYYAIYDDNNHLKYANETKKKESLQIFRYMNQHHIIANRQRGIFIPIKKKTYYVMADDYQGVFEDGLISKTGTKQDRTYRVINFTDITYTQNLINQINYYLILSLSLLFLIMLFIMGKTFFGIKESIQSVQTYISNLWRDKETIDGKDKHIVFSDFDPLLKESQEMTKRIRQAEASQLTFFQNVSHELRTPLMSIQGYTEGVKEGIIQESLAYDIILNESQKMKQLVDDIMLLSRIDGNANIQKETIILEDILTNCVAYFKPIAHQNGIELTYHINQHCAIEGSEELIQKAITNIVSNALRYAKTSICITLQTNRITIENDGPAIASQDLPHIFERFYKGDKGQTGIGLAMVKEIMNQHQGEVLVISKENNTQFILNFNYHTFAT from the coding sequence ATGAAGCAAAAAAGCCTTATAAACCATATGTTTATCATCAACAGTGTGATGCTTTTTTTAGGTTTTTGTATGATTTACATGTCACTCAACTATGTGGCAAAAGATTATGTTCATAGCATGACCAGAAACACTATGAAGAGCAATTTTACCATTCTGGACAGCATTAACGCTCATAAACCGATTCCTGATAATCTCTCAAAAGATCAAGATAGTGTTTTTATTTGGGCTTACTATGCTATTTACGATGATAACAATCACTTAAAATATGCCAATGAAACCAAGAAAAAAGAAAGCTTGCAGATCTTTCGCTATATGAACCAGCACCATATAATAGCCAATCGGCAAAGAGGTATCTTTATACCGATTAAGAAAAAAACATATTATGTAATGGCAGACGATTATCAAGGAGTTTTTGAAGATGGTCTAATCAGTAAAACAGGTACCAAACAAGATCGCACCTACCGCGTCATTAACTTTACAGACATTACCTATACACAAAACCTTATTAACCAAATTAACTATTATTTAATCCTGAGTCTATCCCTGTTATTTCTTATCATGCTTTTTATCATGGGGAAAACCTTCTTTGGCATTAAAGAATCCATACAGTCTGTTCAAACCTATATTTCCAATTTGTGGCGAGATAAAGAGACTATCGATGGCAAGGATAAGCATATTGTCTTTTCCGACTTCGATCCCCTACTTAAAGAAAGTCAAGAAATGACCAAACGTATCCGACAAGCAGAAGCTAGTCAGCTGACCTTCTTCCAAAATGTATCCCATGAACTACGTACTCCTTTAATGTCTATTCAAGGTTACACAGAAGGAGTAAAAGAAGGAATCATCCAAGAATCATTAGCATATGATATTATTTTGAACGAAAGTCAAAAAATGAAACAATTAGTAGATGATATTATGCTCTTATCTCGTATTGATGGAAATGCTAATATTCAAAAAGAAACTATTATACTAGAGGATATCCTCACTAACTGTGTTGCTTATTTTAAACCAATTGCTCATCAAAATGGTATAGAATTAACTTACCACATCAATCAGCATTGTGCTATTGAAGGCTCAGAGGAACTCATTCAAAAAGCTATAACTAACATTGTAAGTAATGCATTACGTTATGCTAAAACTAGTATCTGTATCACTTTACAGACTAATCGGATCACCATTGAAAATGATGGGCCTGCTATTGCCAGCCAAGATCTTCCACATATCTTCGAGAGATTTTATAAAGGTGACAAAGGCCAGACAGGTATTGGACTCGCAATGGTTAAGGAAATTATGAATCAACACCAGGGAGAGGTTCTGGTTATAAGCAAGGAAAACAATACCCAGTTTATTCTTAACTTCAATTACCACACTTTTGCCACATGA
- a CDS encoding response regulator transcription factor: MTQLIYLADDEKNIRDLLTPFLEHDGFLVKAFENGDLLYQEFLIKKPDLIILDIMMPGTDGLEVMKLIRSEDQHLPIIMLTARDSDADFITAFNLGTDDYFTKPFSPIKLSLHVKSLLKRSHIFGSDKKSAFTYRELTLDSEKRLATLCEHEVPLTKTEFDLLFVLIEKPETAFSREELLNRIWGFEDIESRAVDDTVKRLRKKLNQYHSRVALETVWGYGFKLGEKES; the protein is encoded by the coding sequence ATGACTCAACTCATTTACCTGGCAGATGATGAGAAAAATATTCGTGATCTGCTGACACCATTCTTAGAACATGATGGCTTTCTTGTAAAGGCTTTTGAAAACGGAGACCTCCTCTATCAAGAATTCCTCATTAAAAAACCAGACCTTATCATTTTAGATATTATGATGCCTGGAACCGATGGCCTTGAGGTTATGAAACTCATCAGAAGTGAAGATCAACATCTTCCTATTATTATGTTAACTGCACGCGACTCAGATGCAGACTTTATTACCGCCTTTAACTTGGGAACAGACGACTATTTTACAAAACCATTTTCACCCATAAAGTTAAGTCTTCATGTCAAGTCACTTTTAAAGCGTTCACATATTTTTGGCTCAGATAAAAAGTCAGCCTTTACCTATAGAGAACTCACTCTTGACTCTGAAAAGCGCTTAGCAACTCTTTGCGAACATGAAGTTCCATTAACAAAAACAGAATTTGATTTACTTTTTGTCCTTATTGAAAAGCCAGAAACTGCCTTTTCACGTGAAGAACTGCTTAACCGCATCTGGGGTTTCGAAGACATTGAGAGCCGAGCTGTTGATGATACGGTTAAGCGTTTACGCAAAAAATTAAATCAATATCATAGTAGAGTCGCTCTTGAAACCGTTTGGGGATATGGTTTTAAATTAGGTGAAAAAGAATCATGA
- a CDS encoding type II CAAX prenyl endopeptidase Rce1 family protein, which produces MQEKQRFLRWFDLLCLTIILFGEGIVKSTLKYLALQNQAISLEQNLTFSSFDNYKGLAMQSIWLLLAFLYLKWRRFDFDYFKKRIYFKPFVLLQALGLFILIALSMDIFNIITYNIPKSLSPSVLAIWPQFDISLILYSMLNGFYEEFFFLGLCLAVKPEATKWAFLYSLLIRFSFHTYQGIAGAVGISLILGILFFIIYRKVKPQNLLPFFISHALADIFGLSILTYLFN; this is translated from the coding sequence ATGCAGGAAAAACAACGTTTTTTGAGATGGTTCGATCTTCTCTGTCTCACTATTATCTTATTTGGAGAAGGAATTGTTAAGTCTACCTTGAAGTATTTGGCTCTCCAAAATCAGGCCATTAGCCTCGAGCAAAATTTAACTTTTTCAAGCTTTGATAATTATAAGGGCTTAGCTATGCAAAGCATTTGGCTACTGTTAGCTTTTCTTTATCTAAAATGGCGACGATTTGACTTCGACTATTTCAAAAAAAGAATTTATTTTAAACCTTTTGTTCTTCTTCAAGCACTGGGATTATTTATTCTTATTGCGCTTAGTATGGATATTTTTAATATCATTACTTACAATATTCCCAAAAGCCTATCACCTTCTGTCCTTGCTATTTGGCCGCAGTTTGATATATCACTTATTCTCTATTCTATGTTAAACGGTTTTTATGAGGAATTTTTCTTCTTAGGCCTTTGTTTAGCCGTTAAACCTGAGGCCACTAAATGGGCTTTCCTCTACTCGTTACTTATTCGATTTAGCTTCCATACCTACCAAGGAATTGCTGGTGCGGTTGGAATTAGTCTCATTTTAGGAATTCTCTTTTTTATCATATACCGTAAAGTAAAACCTCAAAATTTACTCCCCTTCTTTATAAGTCACGCGCTTGCCGATATTTTTGGTCTATCAATACTAACTTATCTCTTTAATTAA
- a CDS encoding transglutaminase domain-containing protein encodes MFKHYCKRLLFWSLAVSTSTLALLSLNVAQPAILARENSNSGQLHSEARQIKAVDFQEFSKKLKEEISENKPFHVFKLGMGIDAYFRKGIHINELNNLATEHDFILVNNRASHKKYDVPHIFIMNKGDVIVPSKEKYDEQMREVKFAGNQPEAQRQRIHALFEIGLDSNKRQLLNAAGLGTAENTLAKVDDFTIYSHGLTVDNKYYENYAHFNEKSSINITKERFTTNDNLIHNLITASKAREQRDNRDKVKAFVMYVANHTTYDWEAANKAVSNRADVNYYLGSDLFAVTERKKAMCVGFSTTAARAFNMLGIPAYVVVGKNAQGVDHATARAYYNGKWHTIDGTGFINGRASRSTIYSENHFYSIGEDSYNIVDVNDESITFDKNYMKIDKVFEEWAPKQPTVDLLMINKDKSLVNSNYVAYVAPVTVDNSRKESLTQIYKKLKAEIESSSQKTPSQGALTSLLNTATNDIAKLEDTSQLTQENYNQIQNSMKSVLSFFWQLDRQVATNFENSDEYKKFLEDTKNAGS; translated from the coding sequence TTGTTTAAACATTATTGCAAACGCTTACTTTTTTGGAGTCTCGCAGTATCAACTTCAACCCTTGCATTATTATCACTGAATGTAGCACAACCAGCTATTCTTGCAAGAGAAAATAGTAACTCGGGACAATTACATTCAGAAGCTAGACAAATAAAAGCAGTGGATTTTCAGGAGTTTTCGAAAAAATTAAAGGAAGAAATTTCGGAAAACAAACCATTTCACGTTTTTAAGCTAGGCATGGGGATAGATGCTTATTTTAGAAAAGGAATACACATAAATGAACTAAATAATTTAGCGACTGAGCATGATTTTATTCTTGTCAATAATCGTGCTAGCCATAAGAAATATGATGTTCCTCATATCTTTATCATGAACAAAGGAGACGTTATTGTTCCTAGTAAAGAAAAGTATGATGAGCAAATGAGAGAGGTGAAATTCGCTGGTAATCAACCTGAGGCGCAAAGGCAGAGGATTCATGCGCTATTTGAAATCGGATTGGATTCCAATAAACGACAGTTGCTTAACGCTGCAGGACTGGGAACCGCAGAAAATACGTTAGCAAAGGTTGATGACTTTACGATTTACTCTCATGGCTTGACGGTTGACAATAAGTATTATGAGAATTATGCTCATTTTAATGAGAAAAGTAGTATAAATATTACCAAGGAACGCTTTACTACCAATGACAATTTAATTCATAACTTGATAACTGCATCAAAGGCTAGGGAACAGAGAGATAATCGAGATAAAGTTAAAGCCTTTGTTATGTATGTTGCTAACCACACTACCTATGATTGGGAGGCAGCTAATAAGGCCGTAAGCAATAGAGCAGATGTCAACTACTATCTTGGCTCTGATTTATTTGCAGTTACTGAGCGTAAGAAAGCTATGTGTGTTGGTTTTAGTACTACAGCAGCTCGAGCTTTTAATATGTTAGGAATTCCTGCCTACGTTGTTGTTGGAAAAAATGCACAAGGTGTAGATCATGCTACTGCCCGCGCTTACTATAACGGTAAATGGCATACTATTGATGGTACTGGTTTTATTAATGGTCGAGCTTCTCGCTCTACTATTTATAGCGAAAATCACTTTTATTCTATTGGCGAAGATAGCTATAATATAGTTGATGTTAACGATGAATCTATCACTTTTGATAAAAACTATATGAAAATTGATAAGGTTTTTGAAGAATGGGCTCCAAAACAACCGACAGTAGACTTACTAATGATTAATAAAGATAAATCATTAGTCAATTCAAATTATGTTGCCTATGTTGCACCAGTAACTGTTGATAATAGTCGTAAAGAGTCTCTCACACAAATCTACAAAAAATTAAAAGCAGAGATAGAATCATCTTCTCAAAAAACTCCATCTCAAGGAGCTCTAACCTCACTTTTAAATACTGCGACAAATGACATTGCAAAACTTGAAGACACTTCTCAACTTACCCAAGAAAACTATAACCAGATTCAGAATTCTATGAAATCTGTTCTCTCATTTTTCTGGCAGTTAGATAGGCAAGTTGCGACAAATTTTGAAAATAGTGACGAATATAAAAAATTTCTAGAAGATACAAAGAATGCAGGTAGCTAA
- a CDS encoding PrsW family glutamic-type intramembrane protease encodes MAEEFGKGLAALLVLFICRKFDIKTALVSGMIVGLGFQMIEDCVYTFQAIFASGKSPFPTLIERVVWASCTHWLFTALFVVGFVILLGKCDGFSKSKGLFWMSAAMFVHFLFNIPMNSEIYDVATATLNASLYLLLLKSITDTENLSMNASSVQ; translated from the coding sequence TTGGCAGAAGAGTTTGGAAAAGGTTTAGCTGCGCTCCTAGTGCTATTTATTTGTCGTAAGTTTGATATTAAAACAGCTTTAGTTAGTGGTATGATTGTTGGTCTAGGTTTTCAAATGATAGAAGACTGTGTTTATACTTTTCAAGCAATTTTTGCGTCAGGAAAATCTCCGTTCCCTACGCTGATTGAGAGAGTTGTATGGGCTAGTTGTACACACTGGTTATTTACTGCATTATTTGTTGTGGGATTTGTCATTCTTCTAGGTAAATGTGATGGATTTAGTAAGAGTAAAGGTTTGTTTTGGATGTCGGCTGCGATGTTTGTTCACTTCTTGTTTAACATTCCAATGAATTCTGAGATTTATGATGTTGCAACGGCTACTTTGAATGCAAGTCTTTATCTATTGCTATTGAAATCAATTACAGACACAGAAAATCTTTCGATGAATGCCTCAAGCGTACAATAA
- a CDS encoding CPBP family intramembrane glutamic endopeptidase: MKKYYSILAFYFCLMGFGLFYCKEFLNTAYDSSHFSETFLPFMTLLALLVLFFGIKNKKHVILSTTNQPSYIFFILAFLPILGLSILSFAKNFSLTSHFLILLVDVTLIGIAEEGMFRGLLLGSLEKKFSPVKAIILSSIFFSLLHLLNILGGVTFSDVLNQMLSTFIMGLFLGCIYIDTKNIIFPIIFHSLWDYLILSNSIADFPFALILIFSISVLEIVISIILLLKFSKLRSAS; this comes from the coding sequence ATGAAAAAATATTACTCAATTTTAGCCTTTTACTTCTGTCTTATGGGGTTTGGACTTTTTTATTGCAAAGAGTTTCTTAACACAGCCTATGACTCATCTCATTTTAGCGAGACATTTTTACCCTTTATGACCTTACTTGCTCTTTTGGTCTTATTTTTTGGGATTAAGAATAAAAAACATGTCATCCTTTCAACCACCAATCAACCGAGTTACATCTTCTTTATTCTCGCCTTTTTACCCATTTTAGGTTTAAGTATCCTTTCTTTTGCAAAAAATTTTTCTCTAACAAGTCATTTTTTAATTCTTCTCGTTGATGTTACCTTAATTGGTATTGCTGAAGAAGGCATGTTTAGAGGTTTATTATTAGGCTCTTTGGAAAAGAAATTTAGCCCTGTTAAGGCTATTATTCTTTCGAGCATCTTCTTTTCACTATTGCATCTGCTCAATATTCTTGGAGGGGTCACCTTCTCAGATGTTCTTAATCAGATGCTATCAACCTTTATTATGGGGTTGTTCTTAGGGTGTATCTACATAGATACTAAAAATATTATCTTCCCTATTATATTCCATTCACTATGGGACTATCTGATACTAAGTAATAGCATCGCTGACTTCCCTTTTGCTCTAATTCTTATTTTCTCAATTTCTGTGTTAGAGATAGTTATCTCAATTATACTTTTGCTAAAATTCAGTAAATTACGGAGTGCCTCTTAG